One Halobaculum roseum DNA segment encodes these proteins:
- a CDS encoding ABC transporter ATP-binding protein translates to MSTEEESAFDVYRDRVDRPLYRLFTEYGLDKWPWLLVGMTANVIARGASLLPPLVLGVAIDAAFTGDQPYTLPLVPAAWLPTTAPDVAQFWFSAWLIVGSFAVTAALTWVYGVSANNFAHRVMHDVRTDSYAKMQDLDMTFFDDKQTGEVMSVLNNDATNLERFLDDALQNSVRLGVMLLGIGIVLFERNAQLALVTLVVVPGMVLFTYWFMKAVEPRYAAQREAVADLNTRLENALGGIQLVKTTGTEDYETSRVEDTSYDYFRKTLAMLRLNYVYRPGMELFAGIAFAATFVVGGLWIVSGTAPGPLTGELRAGTFVTFLFLTQRFVTPLAEVSNIVSQYENAKASCERVFGLQDIPAEVTEAPDAVALDDLEGAIEYDHVDFGYEDEDDLVLRDIDFAVDPGETVALVGPTGAGKSTLLKLLMRLYDVDDGAVRIDGHDVRDVTLRSLRESVGYVSQDTYLFDGTVAENIRYGRFDADDGAVRDAAKAAEAHEFITNLPKGYGTRIGERGVKLSGGQRQRLSIARVVLQDPDVLVLDEATSAVDTETELLIQRSLDRLAEDRTTFVIAHRLSTVKDADEVLVLEGGEVVERGGHEELLAADGLYAKLWGVQAGEIESLPEEFVERARERQAETLPGPAGDDD, encoded by the coding sequence ATGAGTACCGAGGAGGAGAGCGCCTTCGACGTGTATCGCGACCGCGTCGATCGGCCGCTGTACCGCCTGTTCACGGAGTACGGGCTCGACAAGTGGCCGTGGCTCCTCGTCGGCATGACCGCCAACGTGATCGCCCGGGGGGCGAGCCTGCTGCCGCCGCTGGTGCTGGGCGTCGCCATCGACGCCGCGTTCACCGGCGACCAGCCGTACACGCTGCCGCTGGTGCCCGCCGCGTGGCTCCCGACGACCGCGCCCGACGTGGCGCAGTTCTGGTTCTCCGCGTGGCTGATCGTCGGCTCGTTCGCCGTCACCGCGGCGCTGACGTGGGTGTACGGCGTCTCCGCGAACAACTTCGCCCACCGCGTCATGCACGACGTGCGGACCGACTCCTACGCGAAGATGCAGGACCTGGACATGACGTTCTTCGACGACAAGCAGACCGGGGAGGTCATGTCCGTCCTCAACAACGACGCGACGAACCTCGAACGCTTCCTCGACGACGCGCTCCAGAACTCCGTGCGCCTCGGCGTGATGCTGCTCGGGATCGGGATCGTCCTGTTCGAGCGCAACGCGCAACTCGCGCTCGTCACCCTCGTCGTCGTCCCCGGGATGGTGCTGTTCACCTACTGGTTCATGAAGGCCGTCGAGCCGCGCTACGCCGCCCAGCGCGAGGCCGTCGCCGACCTCAACACCCGCCTGGAGAACGCCCTGGGGGGCATCCAGCTGGTGAAGACCACGGGCACCGAGGACTACGAGACGAGCCGCGTCGAGGACACCTCCTACGACTACTTCCGCAAGACGCTCGCGATGCTTCGTCTCAACTACGTCTACCGGCCGGGGATGGAGCTGTTCGCCGGGATCGCGTTCGCGGCGACGTTCGTCGTGGGCGGCCTGTGGATCGTCTCCGGCACCGCGCCGGGACCGCTGACCGGCGAGCTTCGGGCCGGTACCTTCGTCACGTTCCTGTTTCTCACCCAGCGGTTCGTCACGCCGCTGGCGGAGGTGTCGAACATCGTCTCGCAGTACGAGAACGCCAAAGCCTCATGCGAGCGCGTGTTCGGTCTCCAGGACATCCCGGCGGAGGTCACCGAGGCGCCAGACGCGGTCGCCCTCGACGACCTGGAGGGTGCGATCGAATACGACCACGTCGACTTCGGCTACGAGGACGAGGACGACCTCGTCCTCCGGGACATCGACTTCGCGGTCGATCCGGGCGAGACGGTCGCGCTCGTGGGGCCGACGGGCGCCGGGAAATCGACGTTGCTGAAGCTGCTCATGCGGCTGTACGACGTGGACGACGGCGCCGTCCGGATCGACGGCCACGACGTGCGCGATGTGACGCTTCGGAGCCTCCGCGAGTCGGTCGGCTACGTCAGCCAGGACACCTACCTCTTCGACGGGACGGTCGCTGAGAACATCCGATACGGGCGCTTCGACGCGGACGACGGGGCGGTTCGCGATGCCGCGAAGGCGGCGGAGGCCCACGAGTTCATCACGAACCTCCCGAAGGGGTACGGCACCCGGATCGGCGAGCGCGGCGTGAAGCTGTCGGGCGGCCAGCGCCAACGCCTGTCCATCGCCCGCGTCGTCCTCCAGGACCCGGACGTGCTCGTCCTCGACGAGGCGACCTCCGCCGTCGACACGGAGACCGAGCTGCTGATCCAGCGCAGTCTCGACCGCCTCGCGGAGGACCGGACGACGTTCGTCATCGCCCACCGGCTCTCGACGGTGAAGGACGCCGACGAGGTGCTCGTGTTGGAGGGCGGCGAGGTCGTCGAGCGCGGCGGCCACGAGGAGCTGTTGGCCGCCGACGGGCTGTACGCGAAGCTTTGGGGCGTCCAGGCCGGCGAGATCGAGTCGCTCCCGGAGGAGTTCGTCGAGCGGGCGCGCGAGCGGCAGGCCGAGACGCTTCCGGGCCCCGCAGGCGACGACGACTGA
- a CDS encoding AEC family transporter — protein MSVASNLAFMLALLAAGVAARRIGLLTPRRRDALTDAAFYLALPALVYSSTYAQPLGEVLSVRLVAGVVGALAVGIGLSWLVHRRRSDAAARSVAVVQSYHANLGFLGLPLVAATFGAGAVEAGKASVILGVGALVHVPATVTILSLVNDADADLASEAVSLLRNPVLVALSAGLASAAVGWAPPAAVATGLSWAAELALPIALLGVGSSLVLEGVSIDYPTVGAVAGTKLIAMPLIAFAVFSGLGGDPSTVRAGAVMFAMPTAVSTFVYASALGGDDGLASVNVFATTVASAATLLPVLWLVGP, from the coding sequence GTGTCCGTCGCCTCGAACCTCGCGTTCATGCTCGCCCTGCTGGCCGCCGGCGTCGCCGCCCGGAGGATCGGGCTGCTGACGCCGCGTCGCCGGGACGCGCTCACCGACGCCGCCTTCTACCTCGCGTTGCCCGCGCTGGTGTACAGCTCGACGTACGCGCAGCCGCTCGGGGAGGTGCTGTCGGTCCGCCTCGTCGCGGGCGTGGTCGGCGCGCTGGCGGTCGGCATCGGCCTGAGCTGGCTCGTCCACCGACGGCGGTCGGACGCCGCCGCCCGCAGCGTCGCGGTCGTTCAGTCCTACCACGCGAACCTCGGGTTCCTCGGCCTCCCGCTCGTCGCCGCGACGTTCGGCGCGGGCGCCGTCGAGGCGGGGAAGGCGAGCGTGATCCTCGGCGTCGGCGCGCTCGTCCACGTGCCCGCGACGGTGACGATCCTCTCGCTCGTGAACGACGCCGACGCGGACCTCGCGAGCGAGGCCGTCTCGCTCCTCCGCAACCCGGTTCTCGTCGCCCTCTCCGCCGGCCTCGCCTCGGCTGCCGTCGGGTGGGCGCCGCCGGCGGCGGTCGCGACGGGGCTGTCCTGGGCCGCCGAGTTGGCGCTGCCGATCGCGCTGCTGGGCGTCGGGTCGTCGCTCGTGCTCGAGGGCGTCTCCATCGACTACCCGACCGTCGGCGCGGTGGCGGGGACGAAGCTGATCGCGATGCCGCTGATCGCCTTCGCGGTGTTCTCCGGGCTCGGCGGCGACCCCTCGACGGTCCGCGCGGGCGCCGTCATGTTCGCGATGCCGACGGCCGTCTCGACGTTCGTGTACGCCAGCGCGCTCGGCGGCGACGACGGGCTCGCGTCGGTCAACGTGTTCGCGACGACGGTCGCCTCGGCGGCGACGCTGTTGCCCGTGTTGTGGCTGGTCGGTCCCTGA
- a CDS encoding ABC transporter ATP-binding protein encodes MSADDTPSADGTDAAETADADTVDAAGDSVDAGSADASATAGESPEDSPPLSIRNIALSYGDDEPVVEAERLEVPAGEITALIGPNGSGKSTLLKAMNAELSPDRGAVTFGGRDVEEFATTELARRLGLLSQEHVAPESTTVRELATHGRYPHRRFFEGMREEDYRAVDRAIERVGVEHLADRQVGGLSGGQAQLAWLAMVLAQETDALLLDEPTTFLDLHHQLRVLDAVRDLNEDHGVTVCVVLHDLGQAARFADNLIALRDGEPYEWGPPDEVVTEDLLRDVFGVEAEVGFGPNGPRVTPRRAIDE; translated from the coding sequence ATGAGCGCCGACGATACACCGTCCGCCGATGGCACCGACGCCGCCGAAACCGCCGACGCCGACACCGTCGACGCCGCCGGCGACTCGGTGGACGCGGGCAGCGCGGACGCGAGCGCGACGGCGGGGGAGTCACCCGAGGACTCGCCGCCGCTGTCGATCAGGAACATCGCGCTGTCGTACGGCGACGACGAGCCCGTCGTCGAGGCCGAACGGCTGGAGGTTCCGGCGGGCGAGATCACCGCGCTGATCGGGCCCAACGGCAGCGGGAAGTCGACGCTGCTGAAGGCGATGAACGCGGAACTGAGCCCCGACCGGGGCGCGGTGACGTTCGGCGGGCGCGACGTGGAGGAGTTCGCCACGACCGAGCTGGCGCGACGGCTCGGCCTGCTCTCGCAGGAACACGTCGCCCCCGAGTCGACGACGGTTCGCGAGCTGGCGACCCACGGCCGCTACCCGCACCGGAGGTTCTTCGAGGGGATGCGCGAGGAGGACTACCGCGCGGTCGACCGCGCCATCGAGCGCGTCGGCGTCGAACACCTCGCCGACCGGCAGGTCGGCGGTCTCTCGGGCGGGCAGGCGCAGCTCGCGTGGCTCGCGATGGTGCTCGCACAGGAGACGGACGCGCTCCTGCTGGACGAGCCGACCACCTTCCTCGATCTCCACCACCAGCTCCGCGTGCTCGACGCCGTCCGCGATCTGAACGAGGACCACGGCGTCACCGTCTGCGTGGTGCTCCACGACCTCGGGCAGGCGGCCCGGTTCGCCGACAACCTCATCGCGCTCCGGGACGGCGAGCCCTACGAGTGGGGGCCGCCCGACGAGGTCGTCACCGAGGACCTCCTCCGGGACGTGTTCGGCGTCGAGGCCGAGGTCGGCTTCGGCCCGAACGGCCCCCGCGTCACCCCGCGGCGGGCGATCGACGAGTGA
- a CDS encoding FecCD family ABC transporter permease, with protein MASEVGEAVPELDGPFSWVDSSLLTTIAASTIVVVISGLVQVSFGAFTMSVTTAWGAVFDPLVWTNPQVLLRLFLGEGFGNGVASALGFSTAAVDLPKETLIVWQIRMPRVIVGVIVGANLAVSGAVFQAVTRNELASPFILGVSSGAGLAILLTLIVFSGLTAVLPLIAAGGGAVAFLLVYAIAWKGGTNPVRLVLAGVIVSTVFGSLQTALFFFADDLGVVQSAIAWTTGSLTGVDWEQVRMALPWTFIAVPLTLVGARQLNVLLLGERTARSLGMSVERVRFALSAVAVLAAGTAIAIAGIVGFVGLIVPHMVRQLVGSDYKRLVVACVFAGPALVTLADVGARLALSPAQLPVGIVTGLIGGPYFLYLMRKQDGLGDL; from the coding sequence GTGGCGAGTGAGGTAGGCGAGGCGGTTCCGGAACTCGATGGCCCGTTCTCGTGGGTCGATTCGTCGTTGTTGACGACGATCGCCGCCAGCACGATCGTCGTCGTGATCTCCGGGCTCGTGCAGGTGAGCTTCGGCGCGTTCACGATGTCGGTCACGACGGCGTGGGGCGCCGTGTTCGACCCGCTCGTGTGGACGAACCCGCAGGTACTGTTGCGGCTGTTCCTCGGCGAGGGGTTCGGCAACGGGGTCGCGAGCGCGCTCGGGTTCTCGACGGCGGCCGTCGACCTCCCGAAGGAGACGCTGATCGTCTGGCAGATCCGGATGCCGCGGGTGATCGTCGGCGTCATCGTCGGCGCGAACCTGGCGGTCTCGGGCGCGGTGTTTCAGGCTGTGACGCGCAACGAGCTCGCGTCCCCGTTCATCCTCGGGGTCTCCTCGGGGGCCGGACTGGCGATCCTGCTGACGCTCATCGTGTTCAGCGGGCTCACGGCGGTCCTCCCCCTGATCGCCGCCGGCGGGGGCGCGGTGGCGTTCCTGTTGGTGTACGCGATCGCGTGGAAGGGCGGAACCAATCCCGTCAGGCTCGTGCTCGCGGGCGTCATCGTCTCGACAGTGTTCGGCTCGCTTCAGACGGCGCTGTTCTTCTTCGCGGACGACCTGGGCGTCGTCCAGTCGGCCATCGCCTGGACGACCGGGTCGCTGACGGGCGTGGACTGGGAGCAGGTGCGGATGGCGCTCCCGTGGACGTTCATCGCGGTGCCGCTCACCCTCGTCGGGGCCAGACAGCTGAACGTCCTCCTGCTGGGCGAACGGACGGCCCGGTCGCTCGGGATGTCCGTCGAACGCGTTCGCTTCGCGCTTTCGGCGGTCGCGGTGCTCGCGGCCGGGACGGCCATCGCCATCGCCGGCATCGTCGGGTTCGTCGGCCTCATCGTCCCGCACATGGTCCGGCAGCTCGTCGGCTCGGACTACAAGCGCCTCGTCGTCGCCTGCGTGTTCGCGGGCCCCGCGCTCGTCACCCTCGCGGACGTGGGCGCCCGGCTCGCGCTCTCGCCCGCACAACTTCCGGTCGGTATCGTCACGGGACTCATCGGCGGCCCGTATTTCCTGTACCTGATGCGAAAGCAGGACGGGTTGGGGGACCTATGA
- a CDS encoding ABC transporter substrate-binding protein: MTRHRRQFIGTVGAALGAGLAGCTGGSGGAVETTADEGGSETTADGDGASETEQSTASDESYTASIVPVGEVEFEGVPETWLCYNGGWADMAFALGRREGFLTAGNMIPGFFFEPFGLDVPPQEDLTALANWSGGGWSKEVFYELDPEVILMDPNYLHDTGWDDDWDESDTEEIRENVAPFFGNNCRRRREFHDYKLYSLYGAFERLAEAFQERERYEAFVDLHDELLAEVQSRLPPEEERPEIGLINGGSNPEKGVFYPLHTQDEGYEMKPYRDLDVKSAFSTDMEAAGEADYEQLLEVDPEIIIVHWGIGTTGPDADGFSAEAFREQYVRPMEEDGVGGQLTAVQNGRVYPGAFGEQGPIVNLLQTEMKAQQLYPEEFGEFDPESFPEVPEERQLFDRQRVRDIVAGDV, encoded by the coding sequence GTGACACGACACAGACGGCAGTTCATCGGCACGGTCGGCGCCGCGCTCGGCGCCGGCCTCGCGGGTTGCACGGGCGGCAGCGGCGGCGCGGTCGAGACGACCGCCGACGAGGGCGGGTCCGAGACGACCGCCGACGGCGACGGCGCTTCGGAGACCGAGCAGTCCACGGCGTCGGACGAGTCGTACACTGCGTCGATCGTCCCGGTCGGCGAGGTCGAGTTCGAGGGCGTGCCCGAGACGTGGCTGTGCTACAACGGCGGCTGGGCGGACATGGCGTTCGCGCTCGGCCGGCGCGAGGGGTTCCTCACCGCGGGCAACATGATCCCGGGGTTCTTCTTCGAGCCGTTCGGGCTGGACGTTCCCCCGCAGGAGGACCTGACGGCGCTGGCGAACTGGAGCGGCGGGGGCTGGAGCAAGGAGGTCTTCTACGAACTCGACCCCGAGGTGATCCTCATGGACCCCAACTACCTCCACGACACGGGGTGGGACGACGACTGGGACGAGTCCGACACCGAGGAGATCCGCGAGAACGTCGCGCCGTTCTTCGGGAACAACTGTCGCCGCCGCCGGGAGTTCCACGACTACAAGCTCTACAGTCTCTACGGCGCCTTCGAGCGGCTCGCCGAGGCGTTCCAGGAACGGGAGCGATACGAGGCGTTCGTCGACCTGCACGACGAGCTGCTCGCGGAGGTGCAGTCGCGGCTGCCGCCCGAGGAGGAGCGCCCCGAGATCGGCCTGATCAACGGCGGCTCGAACCCGGAGAAGGGCGTGTTCTACCCCCTGCACACGCAGGACGAGGGGTACGAGATGAAGCCGTACCGCGACCTCGACGTGAAGAGCGCCTTCTCGACCGACATGGAGGCGGCCGGGGAGGCCGACTACGAGCAACTGTTGGAGGTCGACCCGGAGATCATCATCGTCCACTGGGGGATCGGCACCACCGGACCGGACGCCGACGGCTTCTCCGCGGAGGCGTTCCGCGAACAGTACGTCCGGCCGATGGAGGAGGACGGCGTCGGCGGTCAGCTCACCGCCGTACAGAACGGACGCGTTTACCCCGGCGCGTTCGGCGAACAGGGACCCATCGTCAACCTCCTCCAGACGGAGATGAAGGCCCAACAGCTGTACCCCGAGGAGTTCGGCGAGTTCGACCCCGAGTCGTTCCCCGAGGTGCCCGAGGAACGGCAGCTGTTCGACCGCCAGCGCGTGCGCGACATCGTCGCGGGCGACGTTTGA
- a CDS encoding ABC transporter substrate-binding protein translates to MDDQHGDDGSMSRRDYVMYGGAVAAGGFLAGCSGGSGSEGTETTGDGSTPTASSGSDSETETSTPEDTSYTVSMAPVGDVTFEEVPETFSAYESGYADMGVALGKGEDLLAVGNTARFHTDHYDDLDGVTVASEPTQLLGDSYAIDRELFYELDSDVHLIDPQWLINNGFFKLERSDIDTVVEDVGPFVGNTIFRRTDSWHDYRYYTLYGAFEKVAQVFDRVDRYEAVKAVHDRLIADVQASLPAPDRRPNALLCFGAGNEPEAFSPYRLSGQGTNKKQFHDLGLSDALAGTGVEGLSTNDRGQIDFETMLEVDPDSILVRGHEGKTEEEFRDTVVSFMEEHSVASELTAVREGRVFRGGPIYQGPLQHLFNLERFATLYFPDRFSGELFSRAELSAAITGEA, encoded by the coding sequence ATGGACGACCAGCACGGAGACGACGGCTCCATGTCGCGCAGGGATTACGTGATGTACGGCGGCGCGGTCGCCGCGGGCGGCTTCCTCGCCGGCTGTTCCGGCGGAAGCGGCTCGGAGGGCACCGAGACGACCGGCGACGGGTCGACGCCGACCGCCTCGTCGGGGTCGGACTCCGAGACGGAGACGAGCACGCCCGAGGACACGAGCTACACCGTGTCGATGGCGCCCGTCGGCGACGTGACGTTCGAGGAGGTTCCGGAGACGTTCTCGGCCTACGAGTCCGGCTACGCGGACATGGGCGTCGCGCTCGGGAAGGGCGAGGACCTGCTCGCGGTCGGCAACACCGCGCGCTTCCACACCGACCACTACGACGACCTCGACGGCGTGACCGTCGCGAGCGAGCCGACGCAGTTGCTCGGCGACTCCTACGCCATCGACCGCGAGCTGTTCTACGAACTCGACAGCGACGTCCACCTGATCGACCCGCAGTGGCTGATCAACAACGGGTTCTTCAAACTTGAGCGGTCGGACATCGACACCGTCGTCGAGGACGTGGGTCCGTTCGTCGGCAACACGATCTTCCGCCGAACGGACAGTTGGCACGACTACCGTTACTACACCCTGTACGGAGCGTTCGAGAAAGTCGCACAGGTTTTCGACCGCGTCGATCGCTACGAGGCCGTCAAGGCGGTCCACGACCGGTTGATCGCCGACGTGCAGGCGTCGCTGCCGGCTCCGGACCGGCGCCCGAACGCGCTGCTGTGCTTCGGCGCCGGCAACGAGCCCGAGGCGTTCTCGCCGTACCGGCTCTCCGGGCAGGGGACGAACAAGAAGCAGTTCCACGACCTGGGTCTGTCCGACGCGCTGGCGGGCACCGGCGTCGAGGGGCTCTCGACGAACGACCGCGGCCAGATCGACTTCGAAACGATGCTGGAGGTCGATCCCGACTCGATCCTCGTCCGCGGCCACGAGGGCAAGACCGAGGAGGAGTTCCGCGACACCGTCGTCTCGTTCATGGAGGAGCACTCCGTCGCCTCCGAGCTGACCGCCGTCCGGGAGGGGCGCGTGTTCCGCGGCGGCCCCATCTACCAGGGCCCGCTCCAGCACCTGTTCAACCTCGAACGGTTCGCGACGCTGTACTTCCCCGACCGGTTCTCCGGCGAGCTGTTCTCGCGGGCCGAACTGTCGGCCGCGATCACCGGCGAGGCCTGA
- a CDS encoding DUF7260 family protein — protein MTDDAAATLSAARDRVADERDAVAAKREAYEEFRSEIARIPVEGVDDDGAAGGVTAGASSASGSVACRAPAVRDARSRIGTVRERFATLIRPHSLVDVETSGTTETLAETIEAEFDAGVARLLTEPGSRLTPETSAHLRTLAATRRDELDSMESVLAREAESLDAAADLFADAERTVETACDRDPLRLGFETLRGRHEELGRVRDRCGEALDARQDLLQQPAGGTGAFDIDHREVVRYLYESLDATYPVLAAGTDLLERCEDVRETLRDQITRRV, from the coding sequence ATGACCGACGACGCCGCGGCCACGCTGTCGGCCGCCCGGGACCGGGTGGCCGACGAGCGTGACGCCGTCGCCGCCAAGCGCGAGGCGTACGAGGAGTTCCGCAGCGAGATCGCCCGGATCCCGGTCGAGGGTGTCGACGACGACGGTGCGGCGGGCGGCGTCACGGCCGGCGCTTCGAGCGCGTCGGGCTCCGTTGCGTGCCGGGCGCCCGCCGTCCGCGACGCCCGATCGCGCATCGGGACGGTTCGCGAGCGGTTCGCGACCCTGATCCGTCCCCACAGCCTCGTCGACGTGGAGACCTCGGGGACGACGGAGACGCTGGCGGAGACCATCGAGGCGGAGTTCGACGCGGGCGTCGCGCGACTCCTCACGGAGCCGGGGAGCCGGTTGACCCCGGAGACGAGCGCGCACCTCCGAACCCTGGCGGCGACGCGGCGGGACGAACTCGACTCGATGGAGTCCGTGTTGGCGAGGGAGGCGGAGAGCCTCGACGCCGCCGCGGACCTGTTCGCCGACGCAGAGCGAACGGTCGAGACCGCGTGCGACCGGGACCCGCTGAGGCTCGGCTTCGAGACGCTCCGCGGGCGCCACGAGGAGCTCGGCCGCGTCCGCGACCGATGCGGGGAGGCGCTCGACGCGCGCCAGGACCTGCTCCAGCAGCCCGCGGGCGGGACCGGCGCGTTCGACATCGACCACCGCGAGGTCGTCCGCTACCTCTACGAGTCGCTGGACGCGACGTACCCCGTCCTCGCCGCCGGGACCGACCTCCTGGAGCGGTGTGAGGACGTCCGGGAGACCCTCCGCGATCAGATCACGAGGCGCGTGTAA
- a CDS encoding DUF7551 domain-containing protein produces MIGTTLGDLRRHIESLADPTGAYRLRCARTGERPVPVAGLAFDTRATARAAARCGEQYRAALRRYDPQVPFYDLVAVERADAPAVEPDGSPHDATDEGFDSGGATERHALDGYASDSAIDLCHAVVGVVFEAVADSPHTAVQDAVMETYFAAAESVDGPDELCLRLLASVADGLAEHLDDEETLAVLREAGTRLLPAPLDGDPLEAALSRLRTAGMLRSYAVSPATVDLDGETRRWRVELDGYALVDGGDPLVADSGSDDHGDPDRIVTLPVVVTLFGRASVSAVAVTDATRKPSGAWRLTVTTNPPDEATGLTTVEGER; encoded by the coding sequence ATGATCGGAACCACCCTCGGCGACCTCAGACGCCACATCGAATCGCTCGCGGACCCGACGGGCGCCTACCGCCTCCGCTGTGCCCGCACCGGCGAGCGCCCGGTCCCCGTGGCGGGGCTCGCGTTCGACACCCGCGCGACCGCACGGGCGGCGGCGCGCTGCGGCGAGCAGTACCGCGCCGCGTTGCGCCGGTACGACCCGCAGGTCCCGTTCTACGACCTCGTCGCCGTCGAGCGGGCCGACGCGCCGGCGGTCGAGCCGGACGGTTCCCCCCACGACGCGACCGACGAAGGCTTCGACAGCGGGGGAGCAACCGAGCGCCACGCGCTCGACGGATACGCGTCCGACTCGGCGATCGACCTGTGTCACGCCGTCGTCGGCGTCGTGTTCGAGGCCGTCGCCGACTCCCCGCACACGGCGGTTCAGGACGCCGTCATGGAGACGTACTTCGCGGCGGCGGAGTCGGTCGACGGCCCGGACGAGCTGTGTCTCCGCCTGCTGGCGAGCGTCGCCGACGGCCTCGCCGAGCACCTCGACGACGAGGAGACGCTCGCCGTGCTCCGCGAGGCCGGCACGCGACTATTGCCGGCGCCGCTCGACGGCGACCCCCTCGAGGCGGCCCTGTCGCGCCTGCGGACGGCGGGGATGCTCCGGTCGTACGCCGTTTCGCCCGCGACCGTGGACCTCGACGGGGAGACCCGTCGGTGGCGCGTCGAACTCGACGGCTACGCCCTCGTCGACGGCGGGGACCCTCTCGTAGCCGATTCTGGTTCTGACGACCACGGCGACCCCGACCGCATCGTCACCCTCCCGGTGGTGGTCACCCTGTTCGGACGCGCGTCGGTTTCGGCGGTGGCGGTCACCGACGCGACGCGGAAGCCCTCGGGCGCGTGGCGTCTCACGGTCACGACGAACCCGCCGGACGAGGCCACCGGGCTGACGACGGTCGAGGGGGAGCGATGA
- a CDS encoding ABC transporter substrate-binding protein has protein sequence MPRETADRDGDGPTRREYVKYGGAVAAGGLFAGCTGGTGGDSTETGPAGDPTETGTAGDDGETPTATGKDAPYTVTMEPMGEVTFDSTPERWMSYFSTYGDMAIALGQLDGLRGLVFTENWPMRFFDALPGVDVDFSDVPQLMGEGTIDKEAFYELDCDVHLFDPNFLQLLDDNWTDDDFAEVVDNVGPIVGNSIRRRGDDWHDYPYYSLYEAFEKIADVFDERERYEAVRAVHDETLATIRADLPPEDDRPSVGLLSVNSDFEGGSFYAYPVHDGNGHKQYRDLGMRGAFDDEIDGSYAEWDYEQLLEVDPDVLVFQYGFSHVSDEEFEARMDRMREDPVGEQLSAVRNDRIYRGGTSYQGPIINLFQTEVAAKQFYPEQFGEWRGVGETPEDEHLFDRERVAAAIRGEVE, from the coding sequence ATGCCGAGAGAGACCGCAGACCGAGACGGCGACGGACCGACCCGGCGGGAGTACGTGAAGTACGGCGGCGCGGTCGCCGCGGGCGGCCTGTTCGCCGGCTGTACCGGCGGGACCGGCGGCGATTCGACCGAGACGGGACCCGCCGGCGACCCGACGGAAACGGGAACCGCCGGCGACGACGGCGAGACACCGACGGCCACCGGCAAGGACGCTCCCTACACTGTGACGATGGAGCCGATGGGCGAGGTCACATTCGACTCGACGCCCGAGCGCTGGATGTCGTACTTCAGCACCTACGGCGACATGGCGATCGCTCTCGGCCAGCTCGACGGCCTCCGCGGCCTGGTCTTCACCGAGAACTGGCCGATGAGGTTCTTCGACGCGCTCCCGGGCGTCGATGTCGACTTCTCCGACGTTCCGCAGCTCATGGGCGAGGGAACCATCGACAAGGAGGCGTTCTACGAGCTGGACTGCGACGTCCACCTGTTCGACCCGAACTTCCTGCAGTTGCTGGACGACAACTGGACCGACGATGACTTCGCGGAGGTCGTGGACAACGTCGGCCCCATCGTCGGCAACTCCATCCGACGCCGCGGCGACGACTGGCACGACTACCCGTACTACTCGCTGTACGAGGCGTTCGAGAAGATCGCGGACGTGTTCGACGAACGCGAACGCTACGAGGCCGTGCGGGCTGTCCACGACGAGACGCTCGCGACGATCCGGGCGGACCTCCCGCCGGAGGACGACCGCCCGAGCGTCGGCCTGCTGTCGGTGAACTCCGACTTCGAGGGCGGGTCCTTCTACGCGTACCCGGTCCACGACGGCAACGGGCACAAGCAGTACCGTGACCTCGGGATGCGCGGCGCGTTCGACGACGAGATCGACGGGAGCTACGCCGAGTGGGACTACGAACAACTGTTGGAGGTCGACCCCGACGTGCTGGTGTTCCAGTACGGCTTCTCGCACGTCTCCGACGAGGAGTTCGAGGCGCGGATGGACCGGATGCGCGAGGACCCGGTCGGGGAGCAGCTCTCCGCGGTCCGAAACGACCGGATCTACCGCGGCGGCACCTCCTACCAGGGGCCGATCATCAACCTCTTCCAGACGGAGGTGGCCGCGAAGCAGTTCTACCCCGAGCAGTTCGGCGAGTGGCGCGGCGTCGGGGAAACCCCCGAGGACGAGCACCTGTTCGACCGCGAGCGCGTCGCCGCGGCGATCCGCGGCGAGGTCGAGTAG